From a single Cyprinus carpio isolate SPL01 chromosome A3, ASM1834038v1, whole genome shotgun sequence genomic region:
- the LOC109104305 gene encoding zona pellucida sperm-binding protein 3-like, producing MGFWQIGLGLVVFLTLGYSEALWRNKRSSNYLFMPRALSKFQKIDSRMPPIPQKYDPSNLVFTPEKFPVQKPARSDFKKPSQDVLGVQSKELLLGPVQKLTWRFPSLPEEPTQPSVPFNLRRPVPAKSVAARCAENSVYVEVMQDFFGNGKPLKSSAFTLGGCTATGEDTSAQVLLFESELHGCGSILTVTEDELVYTFKLVYTPQEVLFGVPIVRSNSAVVGIECHYSRKHNVSSDALMPNWIPYAASKAAEEIFVFSLRLMTDDWQFERPSNQYFLGDIINIEASVQPYRHVPIHVFVDSCIATTVPDAASIPRYSFIENNGCLVDAKLTGSRSHFMPRTQGDKLRFQLETFRFHQAGSGLVYITCILKVSTATPPTPISPEQKACSFSANKWVSADGSDQVCACCDTFCSTRNGRDPMIKDLWWDKASVGPINVKEYGHGQKMTGSAM from the exons ATGGGGTTCTGGCAAATTGGATTAGGATTGGTGGTTTTTCTTACACTGGGCTACTCTGAAGCACTTTGGAGAAACAAAAGAAGTAGTAATTACCTTTTTATGCCTAGGGCGCTGTCAAAATTTCAGAAGATTGACTCCAGAATGCCACCAATTCCACAGAAATATGACCCTAGTAACCTTGTATTTACACCAGAGAAGTTTCCTGTCCAGAAACCAGCCAGGAGTGATTTTAAAAAGCCTTCTCAAGATGTTTTGGGTGTTCAGTCAAAAGAGCTGCTGCTGGGTCCAGTGCAAAAACTGACATGGAGATTTCCAAGCCTACCAGAAGAACCAACGCAGCCAAGTGTTCCCTTTAATTTGCGCCGTCCTGTCCCTGCCAAAAGTGTGGCAGCTCGGTGTGCTGAAAACTCTGTATATGTAGAGGTGATGCAAGATTTCTTTGGGAATGGGAAGCCACTGAAATCATCTGCTTTTACACTGGGAGGCTGTACTGCAACTGGAGAAGACACTTCTGCTCAAGTGCTCCTCTTTGAGTCAGAACTGCATGGATGTGGTAGTATACTAACT GTGACTGAAGATGAGCTTGTCTATACGTTCAAACTTGTGTACACCCCACAAGAGGTTTTATTTGGTGTTCCTATTGTTAGGAGCAATAGTGCGGTGGTTGGTATCGAGTGTCACTATTCAAG AAAGCATAATGTGAGTAGCGATGCCTTAATGCCCAATTGGATCCCATATGCCGCTTCTAAAGCTGCAGAGGAGATCTTTGTGTTCTCCCTCAGGCTCATGACTG ATGACTGGCAATTCGAGAGACCTTCTAACCAGTACTTCCTGGGTGATATCATAAACATTGAGGCATCTGTACAGCCATACAGGCACGTTCCCATCCATGTATTTGTGGACAGCTGCATTGCTACAACAGTTCCTGATGCTGCGTCTATCCCCAGATACTCCTTTATTGAGAACAATGG GTGCCTGGTTGATGCCAAGCTCACAGGCTCAAGGTCTCACTTTATGCCCCGAACTCAAGGTGATAAGCTGCGGTTTCAGCTGGAGACATTCAGGTTCCATCAAGCAGGCAGTGGACTG GTCTACATCACATGCATATTGAAAGTGTCTACAGCAACTCCTCCTACTCCAATAAGTCCTGAACAGAAAGCTTGTTCTTTCTCTGCTAATAa GTGGGTATCCGCAGATGGTTCTGACCAGGTGTGTGCCTGCTGTGACACCTTCTGTAGTACCAGAAATGGACGTGATCCGATGATTAAag ATCTGTGGTGGGATAAAGCATCTGTTGGACCCATTAATGTCAAGGAATATGGCCATGGACAAAAAATGACTGGAAGTGCCAtgtga